The Candidatus Methylomirabilota bacterium genome segment GAAGCCCCTTGTATCACCTCTCTGAGTTCCTGAGAACTGGATTCATGGAGGAGAGAGTCGGGGATGACCCCGGATTGCTCCACGGCGTCGCCCAGGCCCCACGGAGCGAATGCTAAGGAAAGGGTAACGATAATCAGAAGCGATCGACGCATGGACCACCTTGAGGAGGCTGATGCAAACCGCGGTCTGTTAGCTTATTGCTATTTCCATGGCAAGCAAAAAACGGGCCAGATTGGCCGTTGATTTCGGTAAGGCCCTTGCGGTAGAATCCCGTGGCTGTTTGCCGTTCAGATAGGTTATGGGAGACCAGCGAAGGGGGGGAATGGTGAGCAACCAATTGAGTGGTTGGGCCCTGGTTCTGGGCGCGTCGAGCGGGTTCGGGGAGGCCACGAGCCTGGCCCTGGCTCGAGCGGGGATGCACATCTTTGGCGTTCACATGGATCGGAAGGCCACCGTGGCCAATGTAGAGCGGATCGTGGGGGAAATCCGGGGGATGGGGCGGGAGACCCATTTCTTTAATATGAACGCCGCCGACGAGGAAAAGCGCCGGGAGGCGTTAGATCAGATGGAAAAAGTCCTGAAGGAGCGAGGCGAGGAGGGAGGGGTAAAGGTCCTCCTCCACTCATTGGCCTTCGGGACCCTCAAGCCTTTTGTCGCAGCGAACCCGGCCGGGGCCATCAACAAGGTCCAGATGGACATGACCGTGGATGTCATGGCGCACAGTCTCGTCTACTGGGTCCAGGATCTGGTCAGGCGAGGACTGATGCGTGAAGGGGGAAGAGTCTTCGCCATGACGAGCTCTGGCGGGCATCGGGTCTGGCACACGTATGGCGCTGTCTCCGCCGCCAAGGCCGCCTTGGAATCGCACGTCCGACAGCTGGCGCTGGAACTGGCTCAAATGGGGATTACGGTCAATGCGGTCCGTGCCGGGGTGACCGACACTCCGGCCCTCCGGAAGATCCCCGGTCATGAGAAGATGATCGAGGGGGCCCAGGAGCGCAATCCGTTTCACCGTATTACGACGCCTGCCGATGTCGCAGCCGCAATGGTAGGGCTGTGCCAACCGGGGGTGTATTGGGTGACGGGTAATGTGATCGGGGTGGACGGGGGAGAGGATATCGTAGGGTAGCGTATTCCCGTCCGAAAGCCGGTCTTCTAATATATTCTTACCGCTGAACCGTCGCCGAGGCATGCGCCAAGTTATGGCCTGCAAGCCTGAAATCGTAAGTGTTGTGTCACGCTGAGGGGGGTGGTTCAGGGAGATTGCTGAGGATTGCCAGGAACTCCTCGGATCGGCTCAGGTCCTTCAGCAGGTGGTCGGGCGCCGCCTGAAGCAGCGTTTCCCAGGAGTCGCCGCCGGTCGTTACAGCCACAGTCGTTGCGCCCGCTTCGCGGCCACAGGTGATATCAAGATCGGTATCGCCAATGACGACGACCCTCATATCTTTCTTCGATTCGCCCATAATGCTTCTCCCCCGCTCGATCGCCTTCTGGATGAGCGCCGTCCGGTTCTGTGCGTCCGAGCCGAATCCCCCGAAGGAAAAGTAGCGATTCAGGTCAGCGCGGCTCAGCTTGATCCGGGCCGCAGTTTCTAGATTGCCTGTGGCAAGACCCAACCGGAACTCCGGTCGACCGGCGAGCATCTCGAGCAGGTCGGGCAGTCCTGGCATGATCCGGTAGCCTGGTGAGTGACGCACTTCCTCTTGCAGGTAAGGAAGATACCGACTACAAATCGCCTGGATCTCCGCCGGGGTGGGGAGCCGGCCGAGCCCGGCAGTAAAGAGGTCCTCGATGATGGCCGGATCCGTCCGGCCGTGGAACCGAATCCCATCGGCGAGCGCATCGATGCTGAACAATTCGCGAAACGTCCTTTGAAACGCTCGAATCCCAGCCCCTCCGGTGAGGATAAGCGTTCCGTCCACGTCAAAGAGCAAGAGAGTAGTCATCAGTAGATCCTCCCAAGCCGCAAGAGGGGTCAGCGCCTTTCGCCGGCGCCGAACAGGATTTCGCCGAAGTGGCGTAGGATCCTAGCGGTAGCCCCCCAGATCGTGTGGGGCCCCTCCCGACGGACGAAGACCCGGACCTTTTCTCTTTCCCTCTCCCAGACCTCCTCATGGAAGGCCTGCGGGTTTTTGAGGAGCTGCAAGGGGAAGGAGAGAATCTCAGCGATCTCCCTCGCTTCGATCTGAAAGGGATATCGGGAGGGAATAAAGCCGACCACAGGGGTGATGAGGAAATTGGAGGTGGCAGTAGAGGTATCGTCCAGCTCTCCAAACACCTCCACATCCTTGGGATGGATGCCTATCTCCTCATGGGCCTCTCTCAGAGCCGTGGCGATTGGGTCTCGATCTTCCGGCTGCCAGGTCCCGCCGGGAAAGGCGATCTGTCCTTGATGCGTCTTGACATGATCCGTCCTCTTGATAAGAAGAATTTCAAATCCTCCTTCACCGTGGTAGAGAGGGACCAGCACCGCCGCCTGCTGTTTTCCCTCGGAGGGCAGAGATGTTCGTTGGCGGCCTGTGATGATGCGGCGGATTTCCTCCTTCTCGATCATACGTACCTCTTGAACCAGGCAATACTCAGCCGGACAGCTTCCTCCCGGTGTTTACGGTTGCTGAATCGATGGTCTGCGCCCACCATGATCTCGAGGGCTTTCGGCTCCTTGGCCTGTTCGTAGAGGGCCCGGCCGTGACGGTGGGGGATCAGTTCGTCCTGTTCCCCATGAATAATCAGGCAGCGGGGGATGCCAGCCGGGACCTCTGCAAAGGTTCCCCGTGCCAGCTCTTGAAAGAACGCGGCGCCGAGCCCGTGAGCCGTTAAGGCTTCCTTCCGGGCTTGCAAATCCCGAAGATGAACCGGAGTTGCCCAGAGGGCGGTGGCCATCACCTGGGGCGCCTCGGCCGCCACAAAGAGGGCGATATAACCTCCGAGGCTGCTTCCCAAGAGGAAAAAACGTTCGTCCAGCGCCGGGTGGTCCCGAAGGTGCGAGAGGACTGCCTTGAGGTCACTGATCCGGCCGGCAACGGTGGTGTCCTTGAGCTGTCCACTACTCTCACCGCACCCTCTGAAATCAAACCGAAGGCAGGCAAATCCTGCCTTGGTGAGCCGCGCTGCCAGAAGCAGGTATTTGTCACTCGCTTTTGCGCTGAGGAGACCGTGGGCGGTAATCACGCAGGGCCACCGGCCCGCACCCGGGAGGTGCAGCACCCCATCGAGCCGCTCTCCCTCGGACCAGGTGAGCAGCGGCTCAAGCACCAGTCTCCCTCAGTTCTCGGATTTCGTGGTGGGCCCAGAGGGCCTGTTCTTCCTGACTCAGTTCTGCAAGATCCCAGAGGTTTACGATAATGTACCGCTCTCCTGAAATTCCGGTCGCCCATCGGTAACGGACATATACTGGGTGGACTCCCTCCTTTACCAATCTTGCCCGCCTGGTCACAATGAGATCCGGGTTCACCTCGATGTCCGGATTCTGCCGGTAGAGGTCGAGAATGGCTGGGCGGAACCGGAAAAGCTCGTCCTGGTTAATTCCTTGATAGAGGAGATTTTTGTAGGTGCCGAAATCCTGCTTTGCTTTGTCAAAGCGGGCCTTGAGAATTGATTGGGACGGAAGGATATACGTGGACCGGAGGGTCTGGGGAACCGATCGATCGAGCACGCCGGGATCGGCAGGCCCCACCCGAGGCTGGTAGATCTCCACAAGTCCCTCCTGTGCCATGTCTCCCAAGAGCTTGAGGACTTCCGTCTCGGAGATTTCAAGAGATTCGGCGACAGTCAACGCCGGGATCAGATTAAATTGCTCCTGCCAGTACCCGACGAGATAGTCTAGAATCCGTTGGTGCTGAAAATCCATAAGTCATTATGGAGAGTGATTACCGCTGGATTTCATCTCTGAGGTGGTTGAGCACCGGCGATTCCCAAATCAGCATACCGGATCATTTGAAGGTGCGCAAGTTGTGATAGGAAGACGGTGTGTAGCATCAGATGCGGTTTGCTTGACGCTTCTGAAGACGGCTGCTATGTTATGCTGAGATCATGACGTAGGCCCTAAGGGCATTTGGGTGCTGCGAGGTGACGGGATGCAGGTCGGCGAGCGGATGAAGACGGAATTGCTCCACGTTAGCCCCTCAGATAGCGTACGAACCTCTTGGGGACTCCTGCGGGAGCATCAGATTCGCCACCTGCCGGTGGTGGAGGACGGAAAACTCGCGGGTATCATCACGGATCGGGATATCCGGCTCGTCTTTCCGTCGGCGGTTACGGCGGGCCAGAGAGAGCAAGATCCGCATGACGCCCTCGAAAAGGTTTCGGTGCAAGAAATCATGTCGAGACCGGGCGTCACGGTGACGTCGGAGACCCCCATTGCCGATGCCGCGCGCCTTCTCCTCGAACGTCGGATCGGCGGCCTTCCGGTAGTGGAGGGAGAACACCTGGTGGGGATCATTACCAAGGATGACATCCTCGCAGCCTTCGTGGAGGTCATGGAAGCGAGGTATTAGTAATTAGGCCCCCAGCCGGACTCCTCCACCGCCCGGAAGATGTCGGTATCGCTTACGATCCCGATAATCTTACCGCCCTGACGTACCAAGACCCGTCGGATCCCCTTCTCGCTCATCAGCCTGGCTGCGTCCGCGAGGGGATAGTCAGGGGGCACGGTAATGAGGCTTGTGGTCATGACGTCCTGAACATTCAGCGTCTTGGGATCTTTCCCATGCGAGACAACCTTGGAGATGATGTCCCGCTTGGTCATCATCCCCTCAGGCTCCCCGGGCGTCGCCGGCGTGACCATGAGGCTCGAGATACCTTTTTCCTGCATCTGATGTATTGCCTCCGCCACGGACTTGTTCGCTTCGATGCTCACCACCGGGCTCTTCATGATACTGACCACCGTGTACATGGGTCTCCCCCTAGATTGTGCTCTGGTTAGCTCATGCTTGCGTGAAGCTTCACTGTATTCAGGACGAGCTCCGCTGATCGGACCATATCATCGAGCAGCAGATACTCCCGCACCGTGTGGACCTCCCGCTGCCCAGTCCCCACATTAGCCACCTCGAGCCCCTTGGCGCAAAGGAAATTGGCGTCGGAGGCCCCGCCCGTTCGCCAGAGGGTGATTTCGCGCCCGAGAGTATGGGCGGCGTGTCGAACAAGTTGGACAATCCGAGCGTCCTCAGGAATGAAGAGCCGATCGTAGTCCCGCTGGACCTGGTACGTGACTTGGCCCCGGTGGGTCGTCCCGTCCAGTGTGAGCTGGTGCTGGCCTGCCGCCTCCTCGAAGCAGCGGATCATGTGCTCGGTCTGGGCCTTGAGTTTGGCCTCGTCGTGGCTGCGCGCCTCCCCGTGGACGGTGACGGCGCTGGGGATGATGTTGATGGCGATACCGCCCTCGATCGTTCCAATGTTCGCCGTAGTCTCGTCATCTAGGCGGCCGAGCCGCATCCCCGCGATAGCCTCGCTGGCTATCCGGATCGCATTGATCCCCCTCTCAGGACAGACCCCGGCGTGAGCCTCGAAACCCTGGAGGGTGAACTGGAGTCTATTGGCGGCCGGTGCCCTGGTGATCAGTCGATCGGGATCGCTGCTGTCCAGTATGAGGCCGGTGCGGGCATGGAGGCGGGAAACGTCCAGGTGTCTCGCCCCAAGTAGGCTGCTCTCTTCGCAAATGGTAAAGAGGATCTCGAGCTCTGCGTACGGGACTTTTTCTTTCTGAAGCGCCCGGAGCACTTCACAGATGATGGCGATCCCGCTTTTGTCGTCCGCCCCCAAGATCGTGGATCCGTCGCTTTTGATGAGGTTCTCCTCAACCTGGGGCTTGATCCCCTGACCGGGCCCAACGGTATCCATATGGGCGCAGAGTAGGAAGGGAGTTCCCCCCGATCGGGTGCCGGGAATGCGCGCGATGAGGTTTCCAACCGTTCCGCCTACCATCTGATCCGTCTGGTCAAAACTCACCTCGGCTCCCAAAGAAGTTAGCTCCTCCTTGAGGTGCATCGCGATCTCTCGCTCCTTCCGGGAGGGGCTGTCGATTTGCACCAGCGTCAGGAAATGGTCGCGCATCCGGTCACGATTAATCATGCGTTTCCCCCGCATTCTCAGGATGGCGTGCCCCTTAGGATACTATACGGGTTGGGAGGCCGCAAAGGAAAAGGCCGATCAAACAGCCAAGGCGGCGACCCGCTCGCGGAGTCGGGCGGCAATGACTTCATACAGGTCGGCTTCGGGAGGGATCGGACCTTCATCGAGGAGTTCTTGCACTGTGACCGGCGGGCCAAAGACGATTGTCAGGGGATGGAGTCGTTGAAAGCGCTTACCCCGAGGCCAAATGTCGAACGAACCGAAAATCCGGACCGGAAGCAGGGGAAGATTCAGCTCCCTGGCCAGGATGGATACCCCTTTTTTGAAGGGCTTGATCTGGCCGTCAATTGAGCGCGCTCCTTCGGGAAAGACACAGAGGAGTTCCCCCTGCCTCAAAACATACGCTGCCGCTTGTAGCGCCTGAAACAAGTAGGTATCAGCATCCACGTGGATAACCCGATACGCCTTGCCAAACATGGCGGTGACCGGATTTTGGAAGAATTGATGAAAGCCCAGAAAGTTCAGCTGACGAACAAGACGGAACTCAAGGGCAGCCCCGAGGGCAAACCCGTCGACGTAGCTGGCGTGATTGGGAGTGATCAGATAGGGGCCCCGATCCGGCACGTGGCTCAGGCCGTGGACCCGGAAACGGCAAAGCAGACGGAAGACGAGGCGGAGGAGCTTGTGGGAGAGAAAAGAGACGGCAATAGCCCAGGGCTTGTTGCTCTCTGCGATCTCGGCCCGGACACTTTCTGGGGGCTCACCTGCCAAGATCTCGTTCCACGGGGGGCGGCGGGCCTCTCGATCTTCCTGGATGACCTCTGGGTGTTCAGCCAGACACTCATGTACCTTAACTACCAGATCTCGCACTGTAAACAGCGCGGGGCCGGCCTCTGCAGGGAGATCGATGTTGAACAACTCTTCGAGGGCCACCATCAGCTCGATCCGTGATAGAGAATCCAGGCCGAGGTCCAGTTCCAAATTATCGTCGAGACGGATTCCTTTCTTCTTCCGGGCCAGAACCGGGAGGTATGCGAGGATTTTCCGGGTGACCGGGGTTTCCCACAGGTGCTGGTCTACTTCCGATGGTGGTAGCCCTTCATCCACTTCGACTCGCAGGGTTTCTCCCCTGAGATACATCTCGTGAACCAAGTGCCGTTGGATTTTGCCCAACCGGGTCCTGGGAAAGGGGTCTTTCACGATCCGGAGCTGGGTCGGGCGCTTGGAAGCAGGAAGTTCCCGAGAGAGGCTGTCCATCTCCCATCGGATCACGTCTTCGGAGTTGGCGAGCCGTTGGGCCTTGAGGTGCTCGAAGTTGGGAACCACCAGGGCGGCGAGCCCCTCGTTGTGTGCGCCGCCGGGTTCGCCAATCCCCAGCAGGCAGATCTCCTTGATAAAGGGGCTCTTCAAGAAGTGGGCCTCTACCTCGTCAGGATAGATGTTTTTTCCCGTCGAAAGGACGATGACCTCCTTGAGGCGTCCAGTGATGAAGAGATACCCGTTGGCGTTGAGATACCCGAGGTCTCCCGAAAGAAACCAGCCGTCCCGGAAACTCTGGGCCGTCCCTTCCGGGTCCTTGAAGTAGCCTTGCATCACGTTGGGGCCTTGGATGGCGATCTCGCCGACACCCTCCGAATCCGGCTCCATGATCCGGACTTGGACACCGAGCAGAGGCACGCCGACCGACTCGAAGCGGGGCTCGGTCATCGGGGTGAAGGTCACCCCGGGTGAGGTCTCGGTGAGGCCGTAGCCTTCGAGGACGGTGAAGCCCAGACGGTAGAAATCTCGGCCGACCGTGGGATCGAGCTTGGCGCCACCACTGATGAGGATGCAGAGCCTGCCGCCAAAGCGCCGATGAATCTGAGTGAAGAGAAGGCGGCCGGCGTTCATTCCGAAATACTGTCGTGCGCCGCCGGCGAGACCCAAGAGAACGTTGAAGAGAAGTCGAATCGGCCGAGGCCTCTTCTTGATCTCCTGAAAGATCCCTCGATGGAGGAGGGCAAGGAGCTGGGGAACCCCCGGCAGGAAAGTGACTCCGGTCTCCTGCATACATTCCAGCAGATCAGGGGGCTTCAGGCTCTGGAGGAAAGTGACCCGGGCCCCAAAGAAGAGGGGCCCCAGAAACGTGATCATGAAGGGGTAAACGTGATGCAGCGGCAAGAGGGCCAGCACGTTGTCCTCGGGCCCGCAGATGTGGAGATCCTTCACGGCGGAGATGTTCGACAAAAAATTGCTGTGGCTGAGCATCACCCCTTTGGGGATTCCGGTGGTCCCCGAGGTGTACAGGATCGAGGCAATCCCCTCCGGTGGAGGAGAAGGTAGTGTGACATTCTCGGTGTTCTGCAGAATCTTGGAGAGGGTGTGAATCCCCGGGAGGGCCTTCTCATCTAACAGGATGATCTCGGGGCGGGGAGAAAGGCGAGCGATGAGCTCATGCACCTTGGCCAGTTCGGTTTCCGAGACGATGATAGCCCGGCTCTCGGAATGGCAAAGGAGATTTTCCACCTCCTGTGCGTCCAGTTGGGCATCGAGAGGGACCGCCGTGGCTCCAGAAACCACGATTCCCAGGTAGGCAACGCACCACTCCGGCCGGTTTTCAGAAAAGAGGGCGACGCGATCTCCAGGGGTGATCTCGAGCTGGAGGAGGAAAGTCGCGAGGCGACGCGCCTGATCTTCGACGTCGCCGTAAGTCCATCGTACGTATTGGCCGTCTCGCTTGATCTGGAAAGCGACCCGGTCCCGAAAGAGGGTTACCGCCTCAAAAAACTGGACGGGGATTGTTTGGGCTGCTAGCATGCCACGATGATAACAGTTTCTGTGATGGCTCACAATCAGAGGGGAGAGAGCGTGTCGGAGGCGTCAGTGAAAGGGAAGAGCATCATCTTCGTTGCACTGCTGAGTCTCGTCTGGAGCGGCTGTGCTACGCAGGAGCCTCTCCCTCCCGGTCGTGTGGGGGAAGTCAGAGGAAAAGTAGTGCGTGTCGAGAGAGAGCAGGGGTTAATTGCTGTCGGGACCAACTTGGAGGACGGGGAACAGTGGTTTCAGCTCAGGCCCTTCACCGCGGTGAGCGGGGCCGACGTTTCAAGTGCGAGTGCGTTGAAGATCGGAGAGAGGGTATACGTGCGCTATCTTCAGGAACCGGCAACAGATCCTCCAGAGGTCCTCAGCATCACGGTGCTCCGGTATACGCTTAAACCAACAGGGAAAGGGCTCGGGAGCATCGGAATTCCTGGCTTCTGATGTGCCTGACACGAGACCCTTAACACGCAGCCTATCGTCTCTGCTACGGAAGTTCTCAATCTCCTTTGGCGCCGAACCCAGATAGGGCGGGTTACCCCACCCCACAAACTGCCAGGTTCACAGTAGGGGAAATTTCATCAGATCCATGAGCCGGTCCACATGCTGGTGGGCCACGGCTAAGAGAGTCTGCCGGTTCTCGCCGTCGGCCGGCTCCTCGTGGAGGAGAATGTACATAGCACCCTTCAGTGCCGTCAAAGATGTATGAACCTCGTTGACGACCGTCACCAGGAAGTCCGTCTTGAGCTGGTTCTGCTGTAATGAAGCGTGAAGCTGCGCCTCGAACTGACCGGTCTCCAGGCGCTCGGGGTAGTCTGTGAGTTCATTGGAGGGTGTTTCCAGCTGGTATAGTTCTCGGCCCAGACGGTCCGCAACCAGTTGATAGGCCGCCACCAGCTGTTTGAAGGTCTGGACAAAGGTTTTCAGGTCTTCTTCCATTTTCTCTATGTGGCAAAACTATCTTCCCGGGGATCAAATCCGCAGTGGTGTACGCGCGGCCGGAACCCCTACGTTCCGTTGTCGCTGCTTGTCTTCCCTGGCGACTCTTCCTCCTGATCGAGGACTTCCTGGAGGAGGGCACCGATGAGGAAGAACTCCTTGTCAATGTCGTCCTTAGTGAAGCGCAGGCCGTGGAGGACGCCTTCCCCCACGGTCGGTGTGCGGACCCACATCACCTCGGTCTCCGCTTCCATCAAGGGAAGGGTCAGCCCGGTGGGGGTCGCCACAAGCACGCGGGTCCGGGGATCAAGTGCCTGGGGAAGGGTGATCATCAGCCCGCCGTCGCTGATGTTCTGGGCGCGACCTGGGAGGCGGGTATCCGGGGGAATGAGGCAGGCGATCTCGAGGTCGATCGGGATGCGGAGGGAGGACCGAGGTGTCGAGCCTGCCTGAAAGACCATAAGCCGGTCCCAGATCCGATGGTCTGTCCCGGCCCACTTGGTGAACTTGAGACCTATCTGGCCAGGGGTGCCTGCGCCCGTCCAGACCACCACGGCCTCGCTTCGGGCGTTCTGCCCTTCAGAATTCACGAGGATATTCGTGGGAGTGCCTGGTGCAAGGGGCTCCGGGACTTCGAGCAGCAGCCCGCCGCGGCTCACGTTGCGGGTCAGACCCACGGTCCGGTAACCGGGCACCGCGGAACTCTCGCAGAGGGCCGGCATGCGTAGTGGAAACCGGGGATGCTCACGGGTTTCAGTATGGTCCATAATCCTCGTATCCCATGCAAGGTCCAGACCGAATTTCCCCTTTTTCAGGTCTCCGAGGACAAATAGGCCTTCCGAGCGACCATTGCCCCAGGAAGCAGGCCGTCACTTGAGAGCGGTAACAAAGAAGAGGTGAGTAACTTCCCGGATAGCATATAATCAGAGCTGTGACTGGAGCTTCGGCCACGGATCGCAGCGCGCCTGAGCTCTGTGTGTGTCTCTCGAAGACAATAACCACCGATTTGAGTCAGGCTGTACACGGAGTGTTGATCGGCGGATCAGGGCGAGAGGGAGGGGTTTATGGAAGTGATTCGGGGAAAGGATAGCGAGGCTCGACGCGGGGAGAGATTTACTGGGACGGCGTGGGTCGGGACGCCGCTCAAAGCGCAGCGGCCAGCGGGCATGAGAGTGTTCCTGGTGTTTTTCGAGCCCGGAGCCCGGACACACTGGCACGCACACGGGGGTGAGCAGACCCTTTATGTTGTTGCGGGGACAGGCCGGGTCCAGAAATCGGGCGACCCGGGGAGGGAGATGGGTCCTGGAGACATCGTGTACATTGCCCCGGGAGAGAAGCACTGGCACGGGGCGGGGCCACAAAGTTCACTCTTGCACCTCGCGGTCACCACGGGAGGAGACACTGTGTGGATGGAGGAGGTGACGGAGGATGCGTACACGAAGGATTTCAATTGAAAAACTTCTGCAGTGAAATAAGCCATCACAGAGGGGATGGGTGCCGGTCTGAGCGTGTGCAGGCTAGAGCGGCAAGCTCATGGCCTGGCCCGACTGGGCGCTGCGTATTACCGCCTCGGTAAACTCCATGTACCGCGCGCCGTCCTCGAAGCTGGTGCATGTAACCCTCTCCTTGCCCCGGATCGCGTTGATAAACTCCTCCTCTACCCGCCAGCCTCCTCGCTCCTCCTCGGGGACGTCGACCGTTTGCAGCTCTTTGTCCCGCCGCCGTCCCCCGGAAATCTCGAGGGTCGAGGTATCAAGTCTCAAGGTGCCCTCGGTGCCGAAAAGCCACACCTCGTTCGTCGGCGCTAGGCCCGTGACGGCACTGAAGCGGAGGTGGGCGATCGCTCCACATGCCAGATTCGCGATGATATCCACGTGGTCTGGCACTGTCACCGCCCTGAGGACCCCACTTGTGTCTTTCCGGTGAGGAACACACACCTTGGTCATGGCCATTACCCGGGTCGCGGGCCCCACCCAGCGCATCATTGACTCGTACCAGATACCCATGGTCAGGGTGTTGAAGCCGCTCAGGTCCGCATCGTGCCTCCAGTGTAAGGGGCTTTCCCTGTCCACAAAGTTCGGCTGCACCGCCCGAACCTCTACTGCCAGAATCTCTCCACAGTAGCCAGCAGTGATGAGCTTCTGGATGGGGCGGTCGACGGACAGGGTGTGCGGTGCGGGGACCACCTGGGTTACAAGATGAGGGTGCTGGCGGGCTGCCTCGAGCATGGCATGGGCCTCTGCCGCATTCAACGCCATCCGTGCTTCGCACAGGACATGTTTGTCGTTTTCTAGTGCCGCGAGGGTGACCGGACAGTGCATGTATGGCCACGTCCCGATGCAGATGGCATCGGTGTCCTCGGCCTCCACCAACTCCAACCAGTCATCATACACTTTGGGGATCCCGGACTCCCGGGCTACGGATTCACTCGACTCCCGGCTGCGGTTAGCCACGCTGACAATCTCTACGCCCGGAATGGCCTTGAGCCCGGAGATGTGCTTCAGTCGCGTGTTCGCGCCCGCGCCGACGATTCCCACACGGATCCTCTCGATGTCCATGGCATCTCCTTTCTGATGGAACATAGCTCCCTTGAGACAAGAGCAGTTTAGGCTTGACAGAGGATATACCTATAGGTGTACAAATACGGTATCTCCATGCGACCCTTCGGCTTGTCGCGTGGGTGACCGATGAGGGGAGCGGAAAGCTCCCCAAAGGCAGGGCAAAATGAAACCGGGGTGAACATAGCCCGCGGGCCCACCCGTGGCAGTTTTGGTGGCGCACTTGACACTCGGACGCCCTCCGGGGCAGAGTACGGCCCGGAGGGCACTTTCATTTTTTGGCCAGCAGATTTACCCACTTTACCACGAACCGCTCCGATGGAAGCAAGAGGACAGGTGGAATTTGATATAGGGGGGTTGCCAACGAACGAGACTGTGTCTTTCTGAACAACAATGGGAAGTAAATAAAGCGGCTTCACCGCACCCGCTGGCAGGCAGAGACGGTAAAGCCGCCCGCTCCCGCCCAAGGTTAGAGGTGTGCGCCTCTAATCTTGGGGCCGAGCGTTTTTGTTTATAGCACCCTGGCAAAGTTGAGGGCAACCTTTTTCTCCTCGCATAGGGCCCCGAGCGCTGGAACTCGGGGTGTTGATGCATAAGGGTAAGTGAGCTGAAAGGCTGACGAAGGGAGGGCACGGGACCGGGCCAAGAGGAGGTGAGAACGATGGCTAATCCACCGACCTGCATCAC includes the following:
- a CDS encoding cupin domain-containing protein, with amino-acid sequence MEVIRGKDSEARRGERFTGTAWVGTPLKAQRPAGMRVFLVFFEPGARTHWHAHGGEQTLYVVAGTGRVQKSGDPGREMGPGDIVYIAPGEKHWHGAGPQSSLLHLAVTTGGDTVWMEEVTEDAYTKDFN
- a CDS encoding Gfo/Idh/MocA family oxidoreductase; the protein is MDIERIRVGIVGAGANTRLKHISGLKAIPGVEIVSVANRSRESSESVARESGIPKVYDDWLELVEAEDTDAICIGTWPYMHCPVTLAALENDKHVLCEARMALNAAEAHAMLEAARQHPHLVTQVVPAPHTLSVDRPIQKLITAGYCGEILAVEVRAVQPNFVDRESPLHWRHDADLSGFNTLTMGIWYESMMRWVGPATRVMAMTKVCVPHRKDTSGVLRAVTVPDHVDIIANLACGAIAHLRFSAVTGLAPTNEVWLFGTEGTLRLDTSTLEISGGRRRDKELQTVDVPEEERGGWRVEEEFINAIRGKERVTCTSFEDGARYMEFTEAVIRSAQSGQAMSLPL
- a CDS encoding PilZ domain-containing protein, which codes for MDHTETREHPRFPLRMPALCESSAVPGYRTVGLTRNVSRGGLLLEVPEPLAPGTPTNILVNSEGQNARSEAVVVWTGAGTPGQIGLKFTKWAGTDHRIWDRLMVFQAGSTPRSSLRIPIDLEIACLIPPDTRLPGRAQNISDGGLMITLPQALDPRTRVLVATPTGLTLPLMEAETEVMWVRTPTVGEGVLHGLRFTKDDIDKEFFLIGALLQEVLDQEEESPGKTSSDNGT